A portion of the Carya illinoinensis cultivar Pawnee chromosome 11, C.illinoinensisPawnee_v1, whole genome shotgun sequence genome contains these proteins:
- the LOC122282571 gene encoding uncharacterized protein LOC122282571, translating to MASMVDVLLVLFVWFLLLNHNEVDANWGLSREEELRFKEQLTSLSTSAIKTIHEDGDIYDCIDFYKQPGFHHPFWKNTTFQMKRKLFMEGLRSKTDLPLNIGLKDEGCPYGTVPIRRIDKVEVNSDIEEEPGHHYAMLQTKPDRNRKIDGIESYFGTFNPKGIEGSQYSSFRMTLSNGDDSLKTGLTVNPLLFKDNKTRLFTHIVLNGRTQCFNQQCPGYIQLSSEIPLGWPVGRISVVGGLHYALKLRISKDYMSTGTNSRESVWLLQMDDDMLKVGLWPTKVFGRLHDLGNQADWGGEVYSPLDQPSPPMGTGIRPYGDVKYAAHSRLIGISYENSQSKFVNPSDAVLYESDPKSYSVFDSGYRTGYWGRLILYDGPGGIKSD from the exons ATGGCTTCAATGGTGGACGTCCTGTTAGTCTTATTCGTATGGTTTCTCCTGCTTAACCATAATGAGGTTGATGCAAATTGGGGATTATCGAGAGAGGAAGAGTTGAGATTCAAGGAACAGCTTACAAGTCTTAGTACGTCTGCAATTAAAACCATCCAC GAAGATGGCGACATATACGACTGTATTGATTTCTACAAACAGCCTGGTTTTCATCACCCTTTTTGGAAGAATACTACATTTCAG ATGAAACGTAAATTATTTATGGAAGGACTGCGAAGTAAAACGGATTTACCATTGAATATTGGGCTAAAAGATGAAGGTTGCCCTTATGGAACAGTTCCAATTAGGAGAATAGATAAAGTTGAAGTAAATTCAGATATAGAGGAAGAACCCGGCCATCAT TATGCAATGCTTCAAACAAAACCAGATCGGAATAGGAAGATTGATGGAATCGAATCATACTTTGGTACATTCAACCCCAAAGGTATTGAGGGCTCCCAATATAGCTCATTTCGCATGACACTTTCAAATGGTGATGATAGCTTGAAAACGGGATTGACG gtgAATCCATTATTATTCAAAGATAACAAGACTCGATTGTTTACTCATATCGTG TTGAATGGAAGAACACAATGTTTCAATCAACAATGTCCGGGATACATACAACTCAGTTCTGAAATACCTCTAGGTTGGCCCGTTGGAAGAATTTCAGTTGTAGGAGGACTTCACTATGCTCTAAAATTGAGGATTAGCAAG GATTATATGAGCACAGGAACGAATTCAAGAGAATCTGTGTGGCTATTacaaatggatgatgatatGCTTAAGGTCGGTCTGTGGCCAACAAAAGTATTTGGAAGATTACATGACTTGGGTAACCAAGCCGATTGGGGGGGAGAAGTTTATAGTCCTTTGGACCAACCAAGTCCACCTATGGGTACTGGCATTCGTCCCTATGGGGACGTAAAATATGCAGCACATAGCCGTCTTATTGGAATTTCCTATGAGAATTCACAATCCAAATTTGTGAATCCAAGTGATGCAGTGTTATATGAATCAGATCCAAAATCGTATAGTGTTTTTGATTCTGGATATCGTACTGGATATTGGGGAcgtttgattttatatgatgGTCCTGGAGGAATAAAAAGTGATTAA